A window of the Dongshaea marina genome harbors these coding sequences:
- a CDS encoding integrase domain-containing protein — protein MGRTTKPLTTTEIKAAKPKDKEYVLVDGEGLRLRVHPNGSKKWLFNYQRPFIKKRTQIGLGSFPETSLSEAREFRREYRVLLAQDVDPKEHRDRQRREAEGAHLNTFQYIASLWFEVKRESLTEDYAFDVWSSLENHLFPMIGDVPIHKITAPLAIEALQPLAKQRKLESVKRLCQRANEVMTYAVNAGLIQANPLMGIRSVFKSPKKEHLPTLRPDELGELLKRVSESKSRIITKAMFEWQLHTMSRPGEASTARWDELDLERNVWVIPASKMKMGKTHTIPLTPQCLKILDTVRPISGHTEWIFVSDSDLNKRASSATVNKMLRKCGYKNRLVAHGLRSLASTALNESGLFDPDLIEAALSHMDKNEVRRAYNRADYLKRRRAMMAWWSDHIQQSGGQAHVYGCI, from the coding sequence ATGGGCAGGACAACAAAACCGCTCACAACAACAGAGATTAAGGCCGCTAAGCCAAAGGACAAAGAGTATGTCCTGGTTGATGGCGAAGGTCTCCGCCTGCGTGTTCACCCAAACGGTAGCAAAAAATGGCTGTTCAATTATCAGCGCCCCTTCATAAAAAAGCGCACACAGATAGGGTTAGGCTCTTTTCCAGAAACATCATTGTCTGAAGCTAGAGAGTTCCGGCGAGAGTATAGGGTGCTTCTGGCTCAAGACGTTGATCCGAAAGAGCACCGAGATAGACAACGAAGGGAGGCGGAGGGAGCCCATCTAAATACCTTTCAGTATATCGCTTCGCTATGGTTTGAGGTGAAACGAGAGAGCCTCACTGAAGACTATGCTTTTGATGTGTGGAGCTCACTTGAAAATCATCTATTCCCAATGATTGGTGATGTTCCCATTCATAAAATCACAGCTCCCTTAGCTATCGAAGCTCTACAGCCATTAGCAAAGCAACGGAAGTTGGAGAGCGTGAAACGCCTTTGCCAGCGAGCTAATGAGGTGATGACGTATGCAGTTAATGCTGGCCTTATTCAAGCCAACCCTTTGATGGGGATCCGTTCGGTATTCAAATCACCGAAGAAAGAGCATCTGCCAACACTTAGGCCCGATGAATTGGGTGAGCTATTGAAGCGAGTCTCTGAATCCAAGTCACGGATTATTACTAAGGCCATGTTCGAGTGGCAGCTGCACACCATGTCTCGTCCGGGGGAGGCATCCACTGCCAGATGGGATGAACTAGACCTTGAACGCAATGTCTGGGTTATCCCGGCTAGCAAAATGAAGATGGGCAAGACACACACAATCCCTCTGACACCGCAGTGTTTAAAAATACTGGATACAGTACGCCCTATCAGTGGGCACACAGAGTGGATCTTTGTGTCGGACTCTGACCTAAACAAGCGCGCATCATCTGCAACGGTGAACAAGATGCTTAGGAAATGTGGTTACAAAAATAGACTGGTAGCGCATGGTTTGAGGTCCTTAGCAAGCACCGCTCTCAATGAATCAGGTCTATTCGACCCAGACCTTATCGAAGCAGCACTGAGTCACATGGACAAAAACGAAGTCAGGCGAGCTTATAATCGAGCTGATTACCTGAAGCGACGCCG
- the smpB gene encoding SsrA-binding protein SmpB: protein MAKKKSKSKASASTIALNKKARHEYFIEETYEAGLELQGWEVKSLRAGKGNISDAYVILRQGQAFLLGGTFTPLDAASSHVVCDPERTRKLLMHRREIDRMQGLVERQGYTLVALELYWSKAWVKLKIGLAKGKQSHDKRTSTKDREWKVQKERMMKNSVR, encoded by the coding sequence ATGGCAAAGAAAAAATCAAAATCAAAGGCGAGCGCCAGTACCATCGCCCTCAATAAAAAGGCGCGTCATGAGTACTTTATTGAAGAGACTTATGAGGCAGGCCTTGAGCTTCAGGGATGGGAAGTTAAGTCGCTGCGCGCCGGAAAAGGCAACATTAGTGACGCATATGTGATTTTGCGTCAGGGGCAGGCATTTTTGCTGGGAGGAACCTTTACCCCGCTGGATGCTGCATCTAGTCATGTGGTATGCGATCCCGAGAGAACCCGCAAACTCCTGATGCACCGTCGTGAAATCGATCGGATGCAGGGGCTGGTTGAGCGCCAGGGCTATACTCTGGTTGCTTTGGAGCTATACTGGAGTAAGGCATGGGTCAAACTCAAGATTGGCCTTGCCAAGGGTAAACAATCCCACGATAAGCGCACTTCCACTAAGGATAGGGAGTGGAAAGTACAAAAAGAACGCATGATGAAGAATAGTGTGCGTTAA
- a CDS encoding substrate-binding periplasmic protein — protein MMGRLYRLLWIGLLIVLGNLLPGLASAETITISTGEFPPLNSERFKLKGLVPAIVSESFRYEGVEVDYKFMPWTQAYNQSRDGMVSGTAHWYESKARREDHLYSDPLMSETIVWFHMKGHPLNWNSFSDLKGVRIAAINGYTYSADFYKAIEEGEIDVLFVDRLKQSFDLMLAGKIDATLESIDVGYYSLRQWYPQYTVDLFTNHPKAAMVQMSYLLLSKKGANAQSLLDKFNRGLKKLKARGRLNQLIFMSRSGQLEPEQSKK, from the coding sequence ATGATGGGGCGGCTGTATCGATTGCTTTGGATTGGATTATTGATTGTCCTTGGAAATCTCCTGCCTGGCTTGGCCTCGGCAGAAACCATCACCATTTCGACCGGCGAGTTTCCTCCCCTAAACTCCGAACGCTTTAAGCTCAAGGGACTTGTCCCGGCGATTGTCTCTGAGTCATTTCGCTATGAGGGGGTAGAGGTTGACTACAAGTTTATGCCCTGGACTCAGGCTTACAATCAATCCCGCGATGGAATGGTAAGCGGGACGGCCCACTGGTATGAGTCCAAGGCTCGCCGCGAAGATCATCTCTATAGCGATCCTCTGATGAGTGAAACCATAGTCTGGTTCCATATGAAGGGGCACCCCCTGAACTGGAACAGCTTTAGCGATCTCAAGGGGGTACGGATTGCAGCCATCAATGGTTATACTTACAGTGCCGATTTTTATAAGGCGATTGAAGAGGGAGAGATTGATGTGCTGTTTGTCGACCGCCTCAAGCAGAGCTTCGATCTAATGTTGGCGGGTAAGATAGATGCAACCCTTGAGTCGATTGACGTCGGTTACTACTCGTTACGTCAGTGGTATCCCCAGTACACGGTTGATCTCTTTACCAATCACCCTAAGGCGGCGATGGTTCAGATGAGTTATCTGCTGCTCTCCAAGAAGGGGGCTAACGCTCAATCGCTACTGGATAAATTTAACCGAGGTCTTAAGAAACTCAAGGCCAGAGGTCGACTCAATCAGCTGATCTTTATGTCTCGCAGTGGTCAGCTAGAGCCAGAGCAGAGCAAAAAATAA
- a CDS encoding Na/Pi cotransporter family protein, protein MFNNRQFTFVSLVIAVLALIWLVSRNHHVQLITAGIAVFLFGMYFLEQGFSQLSSEQLKEYLRRFTNTIPRSLSLGVITTALAQSSSLISLLTISFLSAGLLSLKAGIGIIFGANLGTTTGAWLIAALGLKIKVAAYALPLLVPAIVLISFNQRTIRGCGFVLAGVGFLFLGIDFIKEGFESFSQTIELGKYHFHGWKGLLIFIPIGILITLVLQSSHATLLLTIAALSTGQLSYVNALAVAIGSNLGTTITAILGSIQAHLEGKRLALAHLVFNLITSVVVISLFYPLLTFNNMLADLLQINSGDYTLRLALFHSLFNLLGVLLLVPFVDPLIRFIQWVLPRRKTQDNVIHARYLTKMAGGTSASALESLVRETAHLFHQFQKITARGLVGVPRHAIYSTKPTNEVLRSADNVWPSVKLLYYQRAKTLFGEILTFAATCKEGMSEKDIERIDQLVSVCRTIVEVIRLERNIQHNMSSAILTGARPLRDKYHQLQERLIGLLRGMHHLPKVGDPEDRQRWAEEQKKRLRHDASQDRDDLELLILSNRVDPLVASSLMNDCQTMREIQRLLLRVAKVLLVENRVTDAIPELEANALFFD, encoded by the coding sequence ATGTTTAATAATCGCCAATTCACGTTTGTTTCTTTGGTGATTGCGGTTCTGGCTTTGATTTGGTTGGTGTCGCGCAATCATCATGTGCAGCTGATCACCGCAGGGATCGCGGTATTCCTGTTTGGGATGTATTTTCTTGAGCAGGGGTTCTCTCAGCTCAGTAGCGAGCAATTAAAAGAGTATCTGCGACGTTTTACCAATACCATACCCCGAAGTTTATCTCTGGGGGTGATCACCACGGCCCTGGCGCAGTCCAGCTCACTCATATCCCTGCTCACCATCTCATTTCTCAGCGCCGGACTTTTGAGCCTTAAGGCGGGGATCGGCATCATCTTTGGTGCAAACCTTGGAACCACCACAGGGGCCTGGCTCATTGCGGCCCTGGGCCTGAAAATTAAGGTTGCGGCTTACGCCTTACCCCTGTTGGTCCCGGCGATCGTTCTCATCTCATTCAATCAAAGAACCATTCGTGGCTGTGGCTTTGTACTGGCCGGGGTGGGATTTCTGTTTCTTGGAATCGATTTTATCAAGGAGGGGTTTGAAAGTTTCAGCCAGACCATAGAGTTGGGTAAATATCACTTTCACGGGTGGAAGGGGTTATTGATCTTTATTCCCATCGGGATCCTGATCACCCTGGTATTGCAGTCGAGTCACGCAACCCTGCTGCTGACCATTGCCGCTCTGAGCACGGGACAGCTTAGCTATGTGAATGCACTGGCGGTGGCGATTGGCTCAAATCTTGGAACCACCATCACCGCGATTCTTGGCTCGATTCAGGCCCACCTGGAGGGAAAGCGGCTCGCGTTAGCCCACCTGGTGTTTAACCTCATCACTAGTGTTGTGGTGATCTCTCTCTTCTATCCCCTGTTGACCTTCAATAACATGCTGGCCGATCTGCTGCAGATTAACTCGGGTGATTACACCCTGAGACTGGCCCTTTTTCACTCCCTGTTCAATCTGCTGGGTGTGTTGCTGCTGGTGCCCTTTGTCGATCCCCTGATCCGTTTTATTCAGTGGGTCCTGCCCAGGCGTAAGACCCAGGATAACGTAATTCACGCACGTTATCTGACCAAGATGGCGGGCGGCACCTCGGCCTCAGCCCTGGAGTCTCTGGTTCGGGAGACGGCGCACCTGTTTCACCAGTTTCAGAAGATCACAGCCCGTGGGTTAGTGGGGGTGCCGCGCCATGCAATTTATTCGACCAAGCCGACCAATGAGGTGCTTCGCTCTGCGGATAATGTCTGGCCCTCGGTGAAACTTCTCTACTACCAGAGAGCCAAGACCCTGTTCGGCGAGATCCTGACCTTTGCTGCGACCTGCAAAGAGGGGATGAGTGAAAAGGATATAGAACGTATCGATCAGCTGGTCTCGGTTTGCCGGACCATAGTGGAGGTGATCCGGCTGGAGCGCAACATTCAGCATAATATGTCTTCGGCGATCCTGACCGGCGCACGGCCATTGCGTGATAAATACCATCAGCTTCAGGAGCGGTTAATTGGCTTACTGCGAGGGATGCATCACCTGCCTAAAGTTGGGGATCCTGAAGACCGGCAGCGCTGGGCAGAGGAGCAAAAAAAACGCTTACGCCATGATGCCAGTCAGGATCGGGATGATCTGGAGCTGCTGATCTTGAGTAACAGAGTCGATCCCCTGGTTGCCAGCTCTTTGATGAATGATTGTCAGACGATGCGTGAGATCCAGCGCCTGTTACTGAGGGTCGCCAAGGTGCTGCTGGTTGAGAATAGGGTCACGGATGCGATTCCCGAATTGGAAGCCAATGCCCTGTTTTTTGATTAA
- the dapB gene encoding 4-hydroxy-tetrahydrodipicolinate reductase — MEKTRVCIIGCAGRMGRALLEAVYQSTNAVIGAAIETPGNEVLGLDAGQLIGPERLGVPVVSSLASVVDSVDVIIDFSEPSATLAHGEIAAQSKVPMIVGTTGFSSEQKKRLHALSERIPLVISSNYSIGVNLLFRLLREAAAVMGDEADIEIIEAHHRFKIDAPSGTALSMGEEIAKTLGRDLQQHAVYGREGITGERDPKTIGFSTIRAGDIVGDHKVLFATLGERIEISHKASNRLTFAAGAVRAACWVVSQPQRVYDMQDVLGFNKG; from the coding sequence ATGGAGAAGACACGAGTCTGTATTATCGGTTGTGCCGGACGGATGGGGCGCGCCCTGCTGGAGGCTGTCTATCAATCAACCAATGCCGTCATTGGTGCGGCTATTGAAACCCCGGGAAACGAAGTCCTGGGACTGGATGCAGGGCAACTGATCGGCCCGGAACGGCTCGGGGTGCCTGTGGTCAGTAGCCTGGCAAGTGTTGTCGACTCAGTGGATGTGATCATAGATTTCAGTGAGCCCTCGGCGACCCTGGCCCACGGTGAGATCGCCGCACAAAGCAAGGTCCCTATGATTGTCGGAACTACGGGCTTTAGCAGCGAGCAGAAAAAGCGTTTACACGCTTTGAGCGAGCGGATCCCCCTGGTGATCTCCTCCAACTACAGCATTGGGGTTAACCTGCTGTTCCGTTTGCTCCGAGAGGCCGCTGCCGTGATGGGAGATGAAGCGGATATTGAGATCATCGAGGCCCACCATAGATTTAAGATCGATGCTCCCAGTGGGACGGCGCTAAGTATGGGCGAAGAGATTGCCAAAACATTAGGCCGTGACCTTCAGCAACATGCGGTCTACGGCCGTGAGGGGATCACCGGCGAGCGAGACCCCAAGACCATAGGTTTTTCAACCATCCGCGCCGGGGACATAGTAGGCGATCATAAGGTGCTGTTTGCCACCCTGGGTGAGCGGATCGAAATCTCTCATAAGGCCAGTAATCGCCTGACCTTTGCCGCAGGCGCGGTGCGTGCAGCCTGCTGGGTAGTCTCTCAGCCACAGCGAGTTTATGATATGCAGGATGTATTAGGGTTTAACAAAGGCTAA
- a CDS encoding DUF2845 domain-containing protein, with product MKTLITMLVTLMFCASVSAASMRCGSKIIQEGTSAAKVLEYCGTPLESGAASVSASDNNQTWTYDHGSTHMIHQLHLTNGVVTAIRDLPRN from the coding sequence ATGAAAACATTGATTACAATGCTGGTAACCCTAATGTTTTGCGCCTCTGTATCCGCCGCCTCTATGCGCTGTGGGAGCAAAATAATTCAGGAGGGAACCTCCGCAGCCAAGGTTCTGGAGTATTGCGGTACGCCATTGGAATCAGGAGCAGCTTCTGTATCGGCCTCTGATAATAACCAAACCTGGACCTATGATCATGGCTCAACTCATATGATTCATCAGCTCCACCTGACCAATGGGGTCGTAACAGCCATTCGTGACCTTCCACGTAACTAA
- a CDS encoding DUF2845 domain-containing protein, whose protein sequence is MRLLIMLALLLSFGLHAQAFRCSGHVIKQGTLTSQLLEFCGQPASKEKVTTNKGSNYIRKQCNASGQCQLVPCTSNEIGCYASQNIEQSYELWTYDFGYGRLLYRLKVDDGQIQDIQTFPRQ, encoded by the coding sequence ATGCGCCTGCTCATTATGCTAGCCCTGCTATTGAGCTTTGGTCTTCACGCTCAGGCCTTTCGTTGCAGCGGCCATGTGATTAAACAAGGAACCCTTACCAGTCAGTTGCTAGAGTTTTGCGGTCAACCCGCCAGTAAGGAAAAAGTCACGACGAACAAAGGCTCAAACTATATCCGCAAGCAGTGTAATGCCAGTGGCCAGTGCCAGCTCGTGCCATGTACCAGCAATGAGATCGGCTGCTATGCCAGCCAGAATATCGAGCAAAGCTACGAGCTATGGACCTATGATTTCGGCTATGGCCGGTTACTCTATCGACTCAAAGTCGATGATGGACAGATCCAGGATATCCAGACCTTTCCACGCCAGTAA
- a CDS encoding substrate-binding periplasmic protein — MRIPLLSSLLLGLCLPFMVQSAQDEPDFSKLSYLTEEYKPFNYTEDGKIKGLSVELLKLVWKKLGVEEQPIRVLPWARGYYLLLQKPNTVLFATARSQAREPLFKWACHIGYSEIVLLGKKDDGIKLKTLNEAKKYKISAVRSDIGEQLLFDNGFDDTLIQVSNRLENSVKQLLIDRVQMISTNKLIAMQKVKDMGLDPHRFEVKWELSSEQFCYAFNSNVDNKLVQKFQRALNRVHAEPRSRRLMEKYNPYQ; from the coding sequence ATGCGGATACCACTGCTGTCATCTTTGCTCCTTGGCTTGTGTCTTCCTTTCATGGTGCAATCGGCACAAGATGAACCCGACTTCAGCAAACTCAGCTACCTGACCGAGGAGTACAAACCCTTTAACTACACCGAAGATGGCAAGATCAAGGGACTGTCGGTTGAACTTCTCAAGCTGGTGTGGAAAAAACTCGGGGTCGAGGAGCAACCGATCCGCGTTCTTCCCTGGGCGCGGGGTTATTACCTGCTTTTGCAAAAACCCAATACCGTGCTGTTTGCCACCGCTCGCAGCCAGGCTCGTGAGCCGCTGTTCAAGTGGGCCTGCCACATAGGTTACTCAGAGATAGTGCTGTTGGGTAAAAAAGATGATGGGATCAAGCTTAAGACCCTTAATGAAGCGAAGAAATATAAGATCAGTGCCGTTCGCTCCGATATTGGTGAACAACTGCTGTTTGATAATGGTTTTGATGACACCCTGATCCAGGTTTCAAACCGCTTGGAAAACTCTGTCAAACAACTTCTGATCGACAGGGTGCAGATGATCTCCACCAACAAGTTGATCGCGATGCAAAAGGTCAAGGATATGGGTCTGGATCCCCACCGCTTTGAGGTCAAGTGGGAGCTGAGCAGCGAGCAGTTCTGCTACGCCTTTAACAGCAATGTGGATAACAAGCTGGTTCAAAAATTCCAAAGAGCCCTCAATCGGGTGCATGCCGAGCCCAGATCGCGTCGGCTGATGGAAAAATATAACCCGTACCAGTGA